GGTAGCCTGAATGTGCAAAGCCTTGTAATCCTGCTTCTTTCAGTAACTCGAGCCATTCATCGCGAGAGTGATGGGCGCGGTTAACGCGTAACCACATTGGCGGGCGTTGATTATTGGCATCTGCAATCGCCTGCCACTGCCGCGGCCAGGCCTGTTGAATGCGCTTAAGTAGCCATTTGGGGTGGAGGAAGCGATTTTCGGTTTGTGCAAATTCAGCCAGCAGTTCTTCCTGTTGACGTTGGAACTGGCGCAACACACCGTTAATAAGTCCCTTCAACTGGGGGCGCTTTACGGCGACGGCGCCTTCCACCGTTTCTGCCAGTGCGGCATGAGCAGGAATACGGGTGTAGAGCAACTGATATAAGCCCACCATGATTAAAAAATGAATGGTGCGCTGTTTACCCTTCATCGGGCGGTCCATCAGTTTATTGATTAACCACTCCAACTGGTTCAGGGTACGCAGAACGCCAAAGCACAGCTCTTGCAGCAGGGCTTTGTCTTTCTCACCGACTTTCTGTTGTAACGGAGGCAAAACGTTGCTTAACGATTGCCCTTGTTCAACGACTTGTTCAATAGCTTGGGCAGCCAGGCTGCGTAAGTTAAGATTTTTTTTCATAAGAGTAAAAATAAAAATGCCCGGCGAAACCGGGCTTTAGAAGAGAGAATCGTCAGGCGAGACGATGACCGGGGATAAACCACTCCCGACGAGAATTCAGCAAATCCTGTGCACTCATTGCTTTTTTACCCGCTGGCTGCAGCGACTCCAGATTCAGGATACCGTCGCCAGTTGCCATCTGGATACCCAATTTGCTGACTGCCACGATAGTGCCGGGTTCAGCACTGCTTGTATCGGTGCTAACCGATGCACGCCAGACTTTTACTGGTTGTTCATCAATTTCTAGCCAGCTTATTGGCCATGGATTGAATGCCCGAATGCAACGTTCAAGCTGCACGGCAGAAAGTGACCAGTCAATACGCGCTTCTTCTTTGCTTAGCTTCTCGGCATAGCTGACTAGCGTTTCGTCTTGTACTTCAGGTTTTGCTGTACCACTAACCAGTTGAGCCAGAGTTTCCAGTAATCCTTGTGGCCCAAGAACCGCCAATTTATCGTACAAGCTACCGCTGGTGTCTTCTCCAGTAATTGGGCAAGACAGTTTATACAACATATCACCAGTATCGAGCCCTACGTCCATTTGCATAATGGTCACGCCTGTCTCGGTATCACCAGCCCATAATGCACGCTGGATTGGCGCCGCACCGCGCCAACGTGGCAACAAAGAACCGTGAACGTTGAGGCAACCCAGACGTGGCATGTCCAGAACCTGCTTGGGGAGGATTAATCCATAAGCAACTACAACCATCACATCGGCGTTCAGCGAGGCAACCAGCTGCTGATTTTCCTGCGGGCGCAGTGAAGAGGGTTGAAATACCGGCAGACCATTTGCTTCAGCCAGTATTTTGACAGGACTCGGCATGAGTTTTTTGCCACGGCCTGCAGGCCTGTCTGGCTGAGTGAATACACCGACGATCTCATACTCAGATGACAACAGTGCGTCAAGATGACGCGCTGCAAAATCGGGCGTTCCCGCAAAAATTATACGTAATGATTGTGACACGTTAGTCCTTGTCTTCAGGCTCGTGCGTTCAGGCGATCCAGTTTTTCAACTTTCTGGCGGATACGCTGTTGCTTAAGCGGGGACAGATAATCAATAAATAGTTTGCCTACTAGATGATCCATTTCATGTTGGATACAAATGGCTAGTAAACCATCGGCTGACAGTTCAAACGGCTTACCCTCACGATCCAGAGCCCGAATCCTTACATTTTCGGCACGTGGTACCAACGCACGCTGCTCAGGAATGGAAAGGCAGCCTTCCTCAATCCCAGTTTCACCGTCTTTTTCCAGCAATTCTGGATTAATTAACACCAGACGCTCTTCTCGATTCTCTGACACATCAATAACAATAATGCGCTGATGGATGTCCACCTGCGTAGCGGCCAGACCAATGCCTTCCTCAGCGTACATTGTCTCGAACATATCATCGACGATACGCTGAATTTCCGCATTCACTTCTTTGACCGGCTCAGCGACTTTGCGAAGGCGCTCGTCCGGAATATGTAACACTTGCAAAACTGCCATAAAGATCCAGAGTTGTATTCAGGAGTTGATAAGATTATTAGCTCTATTCTAGACAAAACCCCCCGCAATTGACAGTCTCGCTGTCCAATCGCAAAGATTGCTAAAGCCGCTTATGGCGGAGGGGAATAGGGATGACGCCTACAGAAATTTGGTTACGCCTGATGAAAGTGAGCAGCCTGTATGGCGAC
This Klebsiella sp. RHBSTW-00484 DNA region includes the following protein-coding sequences:
- the fmt gene encoding methionyl-tRNA formyltransferase, whose protein sequence is MSQSLRIIFAGTPDFAARHLDALLSSEYEIVGVFTQPDRPAGRGKKLMPSPVKILAEANGLPVFQPSSLRPQENQQLVASLNADVMVVVAYGLILPKQVLDMPRLGCLNVHGSLLPRWRGAAPIQRALWAGDTETGVTIMQMDVGLDTGDMLYKLSCPITGEDTSGSLYDKLAVLGPQGLLETLAQLVSGTAKPEVQDETLVSYAEKLSKEEARIDWSLSAVQLERCIRAFNPWPISWLEIDEQPVKVWRASVSTDTSSAEPGTIVAVSKLGIQMATGDGILNLESLQPAGKKAMSAQDLLNSRREWFIPGHRLA
- the def gene encoding peptide deformylase, which gives rise to MAVLQVLHIPDERLRKVAEPVKEVNAEIQRIVDDMFETMYAEEGIGLAATQVDIHQRIIVIDVSENREERLVLINPELLEKDGETGIEEGCLSIPEQRALVPRAENVRIRALDREGKPFELSADGLLAICIQHEMDHLVGKLFIDYLSPLKQQRIRQKVEKLDRLNARA